In Ptychodera flava strain L36383 chromosome 21, AS_Pfla_20210202, whole genome shotgun sequence, a genomic segment contains:
- the LOC139121903 gene encoding peptidyl-glycine alpha-amidating monooxygenase B-like: MAAGNPRFNSSVCAFIVLCLICWVRCSPFYDRHHRVDSSREEYDTFTSNLLMPGVSPQTPDTYLCTFAKMPQQELHIVEFEPVAEMSTVHHMLLYGCEEPAQYSQSWPCEQSTCRGGSKILYAWARNAPNLNLPEDVGFKVGGNSHSKYLVLQVHYNNVDSFRAGDTDYSGIQLHMTYQPQPYIAGIYLLVSMNINIQPGQEQIHTDIVCPYEDRARIHAFAYRTHTHSHGKVVSGYRIRNGEWSLLGKANPQWPQAFYPMDGINEIRHGDTLAARCTFSGKGLDHNVHVGATSHDEMCNFYIMYYMDANDDDIHQACSKNGNHVQFPADSDIPPFPNKYIQDEIEQYYHEDDEHDGNEDYPYMDYYTAYFDDDEKSSEKSETVSEAPQNRNKMTGPDEHDSNDNKDEDVGDEDSHHDKENGEKTKAETITSTPTQPAKMTGSFHEVEHWLSEDIELGQVASVDTDKNGDVVIFHRAHSSWDTSSFDASNHYRKADTDPIDVDVIVTVDKDTGKVKYQWGKGLFYLPHGLTIDSNGNIWVTDVALHQVFKFPPGGSDSPLILLGTKFEPGQDNDHFCKPSDVAVETGTGDFFVSDGYCNSRIVKYSSTGKRMFEWGEPNIHSQKGNGLPPPGHFNLPHAVTLVEDKQQICVADRENGRVQCFKTEDGTFVKQYHPAEFGGRVFGVDYNPANGGSLYVVNGQIEKPGTNVPQSIVMHYDSGEIVDTWHPTQGFNRPHGLAVSADNMAVYVCELDPHRVWKFQKDEKNSSKQGQAFGDEIGSVKEKMDDSLHVEDKSQMIPTLLILMLLAIPIVLMAVAIVILRLRAQGKLRVQSLKGFFNGYRSTSHEVNLGSFFNRHKGFSKVNTEDSDQDENNFSEDSDMDEFTAMNVNSNSQNL; this comes from the exons tggaatttgagcCAGTAGCAGAAATGAGTACAGTCCATCACATGCTTCTCTATGGTTGTGAAGAACCAGCTCAGTATTCACAGAGTTG GCCGTGTGAACAGAGCACATGCCGTGGGGGGTCCAAAATTCTGTATGCGTGGGCTAGGAATGCTCCAAACCTTAATCTTCCAGAAGATGTTGGATTCAAAGTCGGTGGAAATAGTCATTCTAAATATTTAGTACTCCAGGTACATTACAACAATGTAGATAGCTTCCGAG CTGGTGATACAGACTACTCAGGTATACAGCTACACATGACGTACCAGCC GCAGCCGTACATTGCAGGAATTTATCTGTTAGTGTCAATGAACATCAACATTCAACCAGGTCAAGAAC AAATTCACACGGATATTGTATGTCCATATGAAGATAGAGCCAGGATACATGCATTTGCATaccgtacacacacacatagtcaTGGTAAAGTGGTCAGTGGCTATAGAATTCGTAACGGTGAATGGTCACTGCTTGGTAAAGCCAATCCTCAATGGCCTCAG GCTTTCTACCCAATGGATGGAATCAACGAGATAAGACATGGAGATACACTAGCTGCTAGATGtacattttctggtaaaggtTTAGACCATAACGTGCATGTTGG AGCCACCAGTCATGATGAGATGTGTAATTTTTACATCATGTACTACATGGATGCCAATGATGATGATATACATCAGGCGTGTAGCAAAAACGGTAACCATGTGCAGTTTCCAGCTGATTCTGATATTCCACCTTTCCCAAATAAGTACATTCAAGATGAAATCGAACAGTATTACCATGAAGATGACGAGCATGATGGAAATGAAGATTATCCGTACATGGATTATTACACTGCTTACTTTGATGACGATGAAAAGTCATCAGAAAAATCGGAAACTGTCTCGGAAGCTCCACAGAATCGAAACAAAATGACCGGACCTGATGAACATGACAGTAACGATAACAAAGATGAGGATGTTGGTGATGAAGATAGTCATCATGACAAGGAGAATGGGGAAAAAACCAAAGCTGAAACCATCACATCGacaccaacacaaccagcaaagatGACAG GTAGTTTTCATGAAGTTGAACACTGGCTATCAGAAGATATTGAGTTGGGACAGGTGGCTAGTGTTGACACTGACAAAAATGGAGATGTAGTCATCTTTCACAGGGCTCATTCAAGCTGGGATACCAG CTCTTTTGATGCATCCAACCATTATAGGAAGGCTGACACAGACCCAATTGATGTGGATGTTATTGTCACAGTTGACAAGGATACTGGTAAAGTCAAATATCAGTGGGGAAAAGGCTTGTTCTATTTGCCACATGGTTTGACTATTGACAGCAATGGTAATATTTGGGTGACAGATGTCGCTCTCCATCAAGTTTTCAAGTTTCCACCTGGTGGCAGTGACTCACCGCTAATCCTCTTAGGAACAAAGTTTGAACCAGGACAGGACAACGACCATTTCTGCAAACCATCGGATGTTGCCGTGGAAACTGGCACTGGAGATTTCTTTGTTTCCGATGGATACTGCAACAGTCGGATTGTGAAATACTCATCAACAGGGAAGAGGATGTTTGAGTGGGGAGAGCCAAATATTCATTCTCAAAAAG GAAATGGCCTTCCACCACCGGGACATTTCAACTTACCCCATGCAGTGACTTTGGTCGAAGATAAACAGCAAATCTGTGTGGCAGATCGGGAAAATGGCCGCGTTCAGTGTTTCAAAACTGAAGACGGTACCTTTGTTAAGCAGTATCATCCAGCAGAGTTTGGTGGACGAGTGTTTGGTGTGGATTACAATCCAGCAAATG GTGGTTCGCTCTATGTTGTCAATGGTCAGATTGAAAAACCAGGCACCAATGTACCACAGTCTATTGTAATGCATTATGACTCTGGAGAAATCGTGGACACATGGCATCCTACTCAG GGATTCAACAGACCTCATGGCTTAGCTGTGTCTGCTGACAATATGGCAGTCTATGTGTGTGAGTTAGATCCACATAGAGTTTGGAAGTTTCAGAAAG ATGAAAAGAATTCTAGCAAGCAAGGACAAGCTTTTGGTGATGAAATTGGAAGTGTTAAAGAAAAAATGGATGATTCTTTGCATGTCGAAGATAAATCACAGATGATACCAACACTGCTGATTCTAATGCTGCTTGCTATTCCAATTGTTCTCATGGCGGTCGCTATCGTCATCCTGAGACTACGTGCACAGGGTAAACTCAGAGTTCAAAGTCTGAAGGGATTTTTCAATGGCTACAGGTCAACAAGTCACGAGGTCAACCTGGGGTCGTTCTTCAACCGCCATAAAGGTTTTAGCAAAGTGAACACGGAAGACAGTGACCAGGATGAGAACAATTTCAGCGAAGACTCAGACATGGATGAATTCACTGCTATGAATGTCAATAGTAATTCACAAAATCTTTAG